One genomic segment of Streptomyces sp. TLI_146 includes these proteins:
- a CDS encoding PaaX family transcriptional regulator C-terminal domain-containing protein: MAEQHTPRSLIVTLYGAYGRETAGSLAVAELIRLLAAVGVDAPSVRSSVSRLKRRGLLVPERTASGAAGYALSADARQLLDDGDRRIYPHARPRARDGWVLAVFSVPESERNKRHVLRSRLAGLGFGTAAPGVWIAPARLYDETRHTLERLQLAPYVDLFRGEHLGFAPTAEAVGRWWDLTAIAKQHDEFLGLHEPALRAWEARAQTSSEVPPEEAYRDYLLALDSWRRLPYADPGLPAALLPPDWPGERSAAVFHRLHARLRDAGAAFVRREPGADG, encoded by the coding sequence GTGGCCGAGCAGCACACACCCCGATCCCTGATCGTCACCCTCTACGGCGCGTACGGGCGCGAGACGGCCGGCTCCCTCGCGGTCGCCGAGCTGATCCGCCTGCTCGCCGCCGTGGGCGTGGACGCCCCGTCCGTACGGTCGTCGGTCTCCCGGCTCAAACGGCGCGGGCTCCTGGTGCCCGAGCGCACCGCGAGCGGCGCCGCCGGGTACGCCCTGTCCGCCGACGCGCGCCAGTTGCTCGACGACGGCGACCGCCGCATCTACCCGCACGCGCGTCCACGCGCGCGTGACGGCTGGGTCCTGGCCGTCTTCTCGGTCCCCGAGTCGGAGCGCAACAAGCGCCATGTGCTGCGCTCCCGGCTCGCGGGGCTCGGCTTCGGCACGGCGGCGCCCGGCGTGTGGATCGCCCCGGCGCGGCTGTACGACGAGACCCGGCACACCCTGGAACGCCTCCAACTCGCCCCGTACGTCGACCTGTTCCGGGGCGAGCACCTGGGCTTCGCACCGACGGCCGAGGCGGTCGGCCGGTGGTGGGACCTGACGGCGATCGCCAAGCAGCACGACGAGTTCCTTGGGCTGCACGAACCCGCCCTGCGGGCCTGGGAGGCACGCGCGCAGACGTCGTCCGAAGTGCCGCCCGAGGAGGCCTACCGTGACTATCTGCTCGCCCTGGACTCCTGGCGCCGCCTGCCGTACGCGGACCCTGGCCTGCCCGCCGCCCTGCTGCCGCCCGACTGGCCGGGCGAGCGGTCGGCAGCGGTGTTCCACCGTCTGCACGCCCGACTGCGGGACGCGGGGGCGGCGTTCGTACGGCGAGAGCCGGGCGCTGACGGCTGA
- a CDS encoding acyl-CoA dehydrogenase family protein, translating into MPAFALEPEQQEWCAWLRTTAGERLRPLADKGDPGRVNRPLVAALGELGLLERLFASGALDLCLMRESLAYACTEAETALALQGLGAHPVAAHGTEAQRARWLPEVTAGRAVAAFALSEPDAGSDAAALALKAEPDGGGWRLTGEKCWISNAPEADFCTVFARTTEGAGARGVTAFLVPADRSGLSGTALDMLSPHPVGTLVFDGVRVGAGDVLGEPDRGFRVAMGTLNLFRPSVGAFAVGMAQAALDATVAHTARRSAFGGPLKDLQAVAHQVAEMATRTEAARLLVYGAAAAYDRGAPEVPKYSAMAKLLATETAQYVVDTAVQLHGARALRRGHLLEHLYREVRAPRIYEGATEVQRTIIAKELYR; encoded by the coding sequence ATGCCCGCATTCGCGCTGGAGCCGGAGCAGCAGGAGTGGTGCGCATGGCTGCGCACCACCGCCGGGGAGCGGTTGCGTCCCCTTGCGGACAAGGGTGACCCGGGGCGCGTGAACCGGCCACTCGTCGCCGCCCTCGGCGAGCTCGGGCTCCTGGAGCGGCTGTTCGCCTCGGGCGCGCTCGACCTGTGTCTGATGCGCGAGTCACTGGCGTACGCGTGTACCGAGGCGGAGACCGCGCTCGCCCTCCAGGGGCTCGGCGCCCACCCCGTGGCCGCGCACGGCACCGAGGCGCAGCGGGCCCGCTGGCTGCCCGAGGTCACCGCGGGGCGGGCCGTGGCCGCCTTCGCGCTGAGCGAGCCGGACGCGGGCTCCGACGCGGCCGCCCTCGCCCTCAAGGCCGAGCCGGACGGCGGCGGTTGGCGGCTGACCGGTGAGAAGTGCTGGATCTCCAACGCGCCCGAGGCCGACTTCTGCACCGTGTTCGCCCGGACCACCGAGGGCGCCGGGGCACGCGGCGTGACCGCCTTCCTGGTCCCCGCCGACCGGTCCGGGCTGAGCGGTACCGCCCTCGACATGCTCTCCCCGCACCCGGTCGGGACGCTCGTCTTCGACGGGGTGCGCGTCGGCGCGGGCGACGTCCTGGGGGAGCCCGACCGGGGCTTTCGCGTCGCCATGGGCACGCTGAACCTGTTCCGGCCGAGCGTCGGCGCGTTCGCGGTCGGGATGGCGCAGGCGGCGCTGGACGCGACCGTCGCGCACACCGCGCGCCGCAGCGCGTTCGGCGGCCCGCTCAAGGACCTCCAGGCGGTCGCCCACCAGGTCGCGGAGATGGCGACCCGTACGGAGGCGGCGCGGCTGCTCGTGTACGGGGCGGCTGCCGCGTACGACAGGGGTGCGCCGGAGGTTCCCAAGTATTCGGCGATGGCGAAACTGCTCGCCACGGAGACCGCGCAGTACGTGGTCGACACGGCCGTCCAGCTCCACGGCGCGCGGGCGCTGCGGCGGGGCCATCTGCTCGAACATCTCTACCGAGAGGTGCGCGCGCCCCGGATCTACGAGGGCGCGACCGAGGTGCAGCGCACGATCATCGCGAAGGAGCTGTACCGATGA
- a CDS encoding AMP-binding protein, producing the protein MELKTSAHADTFSRDHLPPADQWPELVFDLPELRYPERLNCGAELLDRTIERFGADRPVFRTAEGAPWTYGELRARVDRIAHVLTTELGVVPGNRVLLRGPTTPWLAACWLAVMKAGAVAVTVLAQQRPHELATICELGRIGHALCDARSLEDLEKAAVPGLRITPYGGSTADDLLRLADAPTARGPFTAVATAADDVALIAFTSGTTGRPKGCMHFHRDVLAIADTFARHVLRPRPDDVFAGSPPLGFTFGLGGLVIFPMRAGASSLLLEQSGPKQLLPALARHRVSVLFTAPTAYRAMLEELDGYDVGALRRCVSAGENLPAATWRAWHERTGLRIINGIGATELLHIFISAADDDIRPGATGKPVPGWHARVVDASGQPVVDGEPGLLAVRGPVGCRYLADPRQSEYVQGGWNLTGDTYVREPDGYFRYVARADDMIISAGYNIAGPEVEDALMRHPDVVETAVIGRPDEARGQVVVAYCVLRDGVVGGEAMAGLLRDHVKAELAPYKCPREVVFLDALPRTPTGKLQRFRLRALE; encoded by the coding sequence ATGGAGCTGAAGACCTCAGCGCATGCCGACACGTTTTCCCGCGACCATCTGCCGCCCGCCGATCAGTGGCCGGAACTGGTCTTCGACCTCCCCGAGCTGCGCTACCCCGAGCGGCTCAACTGCGGCGCCGAGCTCCTGGACCGCACGATCGAGCGGTTCGGCGCGGACCGGCCCGTCTTCCGTACGGCGGAGGGCGCGCCGTGGACGTACGGCGAGCTGCGCGCCAGGGTCGACCGGATCGCCCACGTCCTCACCACCGAGCTCGGTGTGGTCCCGGGCAACCGGGTCCTGCTGCGGGGGCCCACCACGCCGTGGCTGGCCGCGTGCTGGCTGGCGGTGATGAAGGCGGGCGCGGTGGCCGTCACCGTACTGGCCCAGCAGCGGCCCCACGAGCTCGCCACCATCTGCGAGCTCGGCCGGATCGGGCACGCCCTGTGCGACGCGCGGTCGCTGGAGGACCTGGAGAAGGCCGCCGTGCCGGGGCTGCGTATCACCCCCTACGGGGGTAGTACGGCCGACGACCTGCTGCGCCTCGCCGACGCGCCCACGGCCCGGGGGCCGTTCACGGCCGTGGCGACGGCGGCGGACGACGTGGCGCTGATCGCGTTCACCTCGGGCACCACCGGCCGCCCCAAGGGCTGTATGCACTTCCACCGGGACGTGCTGGCCATCGCGGACACCTTCGCCCGGCACGTCCTGCGCCCCCGCCCCGACGATGTCTTCGCGGGCAGCCCGCCACTCGGCTTCACCTTCGGCCTGGGCGGCCTGGTCATCTTCCCGATGCGGGCGGGCGCCTCCTCGCTGCTGCTCGAACAGTCGGGCCCCAAGCAGCTGCTGCCCGCGCTCGCCCGGCACCGGGTCTCCGTCCTGTTCACCGCGCCGACCGCCTACCGGGCGATGCTGGAGGAGCTCGACGGGTACGACGTGGGGGCACTGCGGCGCTGTGTGTCGGCCGGGGAGAACCTGCCCGCCGCGACCTGGCGAGCGTGGCACGAACGCACCGGGCTGCGCATCATCAACGGCATCGGCGCCACCGAACTGCTGCACATCTTCATCTCGGCGGCGGACGACGACATCAGACCGGGCGCCACCGGCAAACCGGTGCCCGGCTGGCACGCGCGCGTGGTCGACGCCTCGGGTCAACCGGTGGTTGACGGCGAGCCGGGTCTGCTCGCGGTGCGCGGACCGGTCGGCTGCCGCTATCTGGCCGACCCCCGCCAGTCGGAGTACGTCCAAGGAGGCTGGAACCTCACCGGCGACACCTATGTGCGCGAGCCCGACGGCTACTTCCGCTATGTCGCCCGCGCCGACGACATGATCATCTCGGCCGGGTACAACATCGCGGGCCCAGAGGTGGAGGACGCGCTGATGCGCCACCCCGACGTGGTGGAGACGGCCGTGATCGGCCGCCCCGACGAGGCCCGCGGGCAGGTGGTCGTGGCGTACTGCGTGCTGCGCGACGGGGTGGTGGGCGGGGAGGCCATGGCCGGGCTGCTGCGCGACCACGTGAAGGCCGAGCTCGCCCCCTACAAGTGCCCGCGCGAGGTCGTCTTCCTCGACGCCCTCCCCCGGACGCCGACCGGCAAGCTGCAGCGCTTCAGGCTGCGGGCCCTAGAGTGA
- a CDS encoding BlaI/MecI/CopY family transcriptional regulator yields MTDEDRRARRRGQGELEAQVLAALRNAAGPVTAGWVRERIGGALAYTTVVTILSRLYAKQSVTRERAGRSFVWTPAADEAGLAALRMRKVLDGEQDRGAVLASFVTALSPDDERLLRALLDSADSVDGSDDVPAVDGAEAETGD; encoded by the coding sequence GTGACGGATGAGGACAGGCGCGCCCGCAGGCGGGGGCAGGGTGAGCTGGAGGCCCAGGTCCTGGCGGCGCTGCGGAACGCGGCGGGGCCGGTGACCGCCGGCTGGGTGCGGGAGCGGATCGGCGGAGCGCTCGCGTACACCACCGTCGTGACCATCCTGTCGCGGCTGTACGCCAAGCAGTCGGTGACCCGGGAGCGCGCGGGCCGCTCGTTCGTCTGGACGCCGGCGGCCGACGAGGCCGGACTCGCGGCGCTGCGGATGCGCAAGGTGCTGGACGGCGAGCAGGACCGGGGCGCCGTGCTGGCCAGCTTCGTCACCGCGCTCTCGCCCGACGACGAGCGGCTGCTGCGCGCACTCCTTGACAGCGCGGACAGTGTGGACGGCTCAGACGACGTGCCGGCTGTGGACGGCGCCGAAGCGGAGACCGGGGACTGA
- a CDS encoding RidA family protein: protein MNLHRVNPAELSPATGFSHAVVATGGRLVFLAGQTALDADGKVVGETLPEQFRTALTNLLAALAAAGGTPADLARVTVYTTDVADYRARAHELGLIWRQLAGRDYPAMAVIGVVRLWDEQARVELDGFAVLD from the coding sequence ATGAATCTCCACCGGGTGAACCCCGCCGAACTCTCCCCGGCCACCGGCTTCAGCCACGCCGTCGTCGCCACCGGCGGGCGGCTGGTCTTCCTCGCGGGCCAGACCGCGCTCGACGCCGACGGCAAGGTGGTGGGCGAGACGCTGCCGGAGCAGTTCCGGACCGCGCTCACCAACCTCCTCGCCGCGCTCGCCGCCGCCGGGGGCACCCCGGCCGACCTGGCCCGGGTCACCGTGTACACCACGGACGTGGCGGACTACCGCGCCCGCGCCCACGAACTCGGGCTCATCTGGCGCCAGCTGGCCGGGCGTGATTACCCGGCGATGGCGGTGATCGGCGTCGTACGGCTGTGGGACGAGCAGGCGCGGGTGGAGCTGGACGGGTTCGCGGTGTTGGACTGA
- a CDS encoding FAD-binding oxidoreductase, translated as MPKRHPLDAVIVGAGVVGAACAYYAGRSGLRVAVVDRGPVAGGTTGAGEGNLLVSDKEAGPELDLALLSTRLWRDLAHVLPPEIEYEPKGGLVVAPDETALTALRTFAEGQRKAGVQAREIAPDRLYDLEPHLAPGLAGGFLYPQDAQVQPAQAAAQLLRAARQFGAEIHLDQEVEDVLTGPDGRVRGVRTPQGDLLAPAVVNAAGTWGGEVAALAGTSLPVLPRRGFVLVTEPLPRLVRHKVYAADYIADVASGSAALQSSAVVEGTAAGPVLIGATRERVGFDRALSTEALRRLAVQAAALFPVLTGVRAIRTYHGFRPYLPDHLPAIGPDLRVPGLLHACGHEGAGIGLAPATGLLLASALRGERTALDLRPFRPDRFAEQEHDGEYEQGAGR; from the coding sequence GTGCCCAAGAGACACCCCCTGGACGCCGTGATCGTCGGCGCCGGAGTCGTCGGTGCGGCCTGCGCGTACTACGCGGGGCGCTCCGGACTCCGCGTCGCGGTGGTCGACCGCGGTCCCGTCGCGGGCGGCACCACGGGTGCGGGGGAAGGCAATCTGCTCGTCTCCGACAAGGAGGCGGGCCCCGAGCTCGACCTCGCGCTGCTGTCCACCCGACTCTGGCGCGACCTCGCCCACGTCCTCCCACCGGAGATCGAGTACGAGCCCAAGGGCGGTCTCGTCGTGGCGCCCGACGAGACCGCTCTCACGGCGCTGCGCACGTTCGCCGAAGGGCAGCGCAAGGCCGGGGTGCAGGCGCGCGAGATCGCCCCCGACCGGCTGTACGACCTGGAGCCCCATCTCGCCCCCGGCCTCGCCGGCGGCTTCCTCTACCCGCAGGACGCCCAGGTCCAGCCCGCCCAGGCGGCCGCGCAACTCCTGCGCGCGGCACGCCAGTTCGGCGCCGAGATCCATCTGGACCAGGAGGTCGAGGACGTCCTCACCGGGCCGGACGGCCGCGTCCGGGGCGTCCGCACCCCGCAGGGCGACCTGCTCGCCCCGGCCGTCGTCAACGCCGCCGGGACCTGGGGCGGCGAGGTCGCCGCCCTGGCGGGCACCTCGCTGCCGGTGCTGCCCCGCCGCGGCTTCGTCCTGGTCACCGAGCCGCTGCCGCGCCTGGTGCGGCACAAGGTGTACGCCGCCGACTACATCGCGGACGTCGCCAGCGGCTCGGCCGCGCTCCAGTCCTCCGCGGTGGTCGAGGGGACGGCCGCGGGGCCGGTCCTGATCGGCGCCACGCGCGAGCGCGTGGGCTTCGACCGCGCGCTGTCGACCGAGGCGCTGCGCCGCCTCGCCGTCCAGGCCGCCGCCCTGTTCCCGGTCCTCACGGGCGTCCGCGCGATCCGTACGTACCATGGCTTCCGCCCCTACCTTCCCGACCATCTGCCCGCGATCGGCCCCGACCTCCGGGTGCCGGGCCTGCTGCACGCGTGCGGCCACGAGGGCGCGGGCATCGGCCTCGCACCGGCCACCGGCCTGCTGCTCGCCTCGGCGCTGCGGGGCGAGCGCACGGCCCTGGACCTCCGGCCGTTCAGGCCCGACCGGTTCGCGGAGCAGGAGCACGACGGTGAGTACGAGCAGGGGGCCGGCCGATGA
- a CDS encoding collagenase, with the protein MSQLRSARKPLLAAAVAATLLVTAGQAAQAAQAPHPAKADASRALPATFSGRSAPGADTGANPFDEVDHIAKAPKQTARQLPAPGGQQEGRIAGPQTRAVAPAAHKGLRAAGVACTLDGITGLSPQGLADFLTDPAVTADGCLRGLIWTWDARLAPVMSDAHVQAVARRATSLAASHDGKNSSHLLELFTYLHAVAYQDYGRDEIDVTDQPTVDAMREAVAALGSAAHTFDVTPQNAQTLREALYAASAPGLRQHQLPLIKRVLATMAPGAPTAASKDWAGAALAALSVNYLGVYPGNKDTAFHAAAAADPAYRAAFRAFSGYTHLKGTDNAWAVRDALSEYGRFGQIDAVKSQIVPDLGALLAITETNFGKMSPPWMSLASWLNVYGECAAYNVCKDQVEKQLFTHTYSYDNGAIQVRTALDQATVDQLYYASKQVKSQYFRVLGTDKPLAGDTNTTLHIHLYASRADYEVFQPFLTGLSTNNGGMYIEDGATFYTYQRRVPQDSTLTLEELFRHEYTHYLNGRWAVPGTFGQGAWYTGDRTTAMDEGTAEFFDGGTRGDGIAVRKSLVKGIINDTARGGPRMSVDQLLHATYDGDGFRFYNYAGTFFEFLWNERPSLLREMYGYLRADDPAGFDAWRNRMGRDAELQAEYNAFLDAQIAKVDTLYVPDTKYTPNAKLKYSALSGVRTAFAKSTYTQPDCVENGDPGKRRFTCTGRITARLADANDPDQVFVDMSETVDSFILDRAEKGGNNLADMNCSFGTVDIWSNKAGGTSTYSCEGPLRS; encoded by the coding sequence GTGTCCCAGCTCAGATCCGCCCGCAAGCCCCTGCTCGCCGCCGCCGTCGCGGCGACCCTGCTCGTCACCGCCGGGCAGGCCGCACAGGCAGCCCAGGCCCCGCACCCCGCCAAGGCCGACGCCTCGCGCGCCCTCCCCGCCACCTTCTCCGGGCGGTCCGCCCCGGGCGCCGACACGGGGGCGAACCCGTTCGACGAGGTCGACCACATCGCCAAGGCGCCCAAGCAGACGGCCCGTCAGCTGCCCGCACCCGGCGGCCAGCAGGAGGGACGCATAGCCGGGCCGCAGACCCGCGCGGTCGCCCCGGCCGCCCACAAGGGGCTGCGCGCCGCCGGAGTCGCCTGCACCCTCGACGGCATCACCGGCCTGAGCCCGCAGGGGCTCGCCGACTTCCTCACGGACCCGGCCGTCACCGCCGACGGCTGTCTGCGCGGGCTCATCTGGACCTGGGACGCGCGCCTGGCGCCGGTCATGTCCGACGCCCACGTACAGGCCGTCGCCCGGCGCGCCACCAGCCTCGCCGCCTCCCACGACGGCAAGAACAGCAGCCATCTGCTCGAACTGTTCACCTACCTCCACGCGGTCGCGTACCAGGACTACGGGCGTGACGAGATCGACGTCACCGACCAGCCCACGGTCGACGCGATGCGCGAGGCCGTCGCCGCGCTCGGCTCCGCCGCGCACACCTTCGACGTCACCCCGCAGAACGCCCAGACCCTGCGCGAGGCGCTGTACGCGGCGAGCGCGCCGGGGCTGCGGCAGCACCAGCTCCCCCTGATCAAGCGGGTCCTGGCGACCATGGCGCCGGGCGCTCCGACCGCCGCCAGCAAGGACTGGGCCGGCGCCGCGCTCGCCGCGCTCTCCGTCAACTACCTCGGCGTCTACCCGGGCAACAAGGACACCGCGTTCCACGCCGCCGCGGCCGCCGACCCCGCCTACCGCGCCGCCTTCCGCGCCTTCTCCGGCTACACCCACCTCAAAGGCACGGACAACGCCTGGGCGGTCCGCGACGCGCTGTCGGAGTACGGCCGCTTCGGCCAGATCGACGCCGTCAAGAGCCAGATCGTGCCCGACCTCGGCGCCCTGCTGGCGATCACCGAGACGAACTTCGGCAAGATGAGCCCGCCCTGGATGTCGCTCGCGAGCTGGCTCAACGTCTACGGCGAGTGCGCCGCGTACAACGTGTGCAAGGACCAGGTCGAGAAGCAGCTCTTCACCCACACGTACAGCTACGACAACGGCGCCATCCAGGTCCGCACGGCCCTCGACCAGGCCACCGTCGACCAGCTGTACTACGCGAGCAAGCAGGTGAAGTCGCAGTACTTCCGGGTGCTCGGCACCGACAAGCCGCTCGCGGGCGACACCAACACCACGCTCCACATCCACCTGTACGCCTCGCGCGCCGACTACGAGGTCTTCCAGCCGTTCCTGACCGGCCTGTCCACCAACAACGGCGGGATGTACATCGAGGACGGCGCGACCTTCTACACCTACCAGCGCCGGGTGCCGCAGGACTCCACGCTCACCCTCGAAGAGCTCTTCCGGCACGAGTACACGCACTACCTCAACGGCCGCTGGGCGGTGCCCGGGACGTTCGGGCAGGGCGCCTGGTACACCGGCGACCGCACCACGGCCATGGACGAGGGGACCGCCGAGTTCTTCGACGGCGGCACCCGCGGCGACGGCATCGCCGTGCGTAAGTCGCTGGTCAAGGGCATCATCAACGACACGGCGCGCGGCGGCCCGCGGATGAGCGTCGACCAGCTGCTGCACGCCACGTACGACGGCGACGGCTTCCGCTTCTACAACTACGCGGGAACGTTCTTCGAGTTCCTGTGGAACGAGCGGCCCTCGCTGCTGCGGGAGATGTACGGGTACCTGCGCGCGGACGACCCGGCGGGCTTCGACGCCTGGCGCAACCGGATGGGCCGGGACGCGGAGCTGCAGGCCGAGTACAACGCGTTCCTGGACGCGCAGATAGCCAAGGTGGACACGCTGTACGTGCCCGACACCAAGTACACCCCCAACGCCAAGCTGAAGTACTCGGCCCTGTCGGGCGTGCGCACCGCGTTCGCCAAGTCCACCTACACCCAGCCGGACTGCGTCGAGAACGGCGACCCGGGCAAGCGCCGCTTCACCTGCACGGGCCGGATCACCGCGCGCCTCGCCGACGCGAACGACCCGGACCAGGTCTTCGTGGACATGTCCGAGACGGTCGACTCCTTCATCCTCGACCGGGCGGAGAAGGGGGGCAACAACCTCGCCGACATGAACTGTTCCTTCGGAACAGTGGACATCTGGTCCAACAAGGCGGGCGGCACCTCCACTTACTCCTGTGAGGGCCCGCTGCGCAGCTGA